One genomic region from Pyxicephalus adspersus chromosome 1, UCB_Pads_2.0, whole genome shotgun sequence encodes:
- the BCDIN3D gene encoding RNA 5'-monophosphate methyltransferase isoform X1, with translation MAELEDPGAAPYGNFPNYYTFHSPETRISLLPPGHLMKLLNRRKAAEAPLLALDVGCNTGELSVGLYNHLLQPNTSSEDLHDVQFFCCDIDSDLISRAKTGNPFPESITFSSLDIMDPSSLDVLQHFLEKFGEARFDIGFCMSITMWIHLNHGDHGLVEFLKKLTTLCEYLLVEPQPWKCYRSAARRLRKLGRQDFDHFHTLAIRGDMTEQISNILTRDCSSELVHRFGNTSWDRSLLLFKNRSTKLPS, from the exons ATGGCAGAACTAGAAGATCCTGGGGCTGCTCCGTACGGCAACTTCCCTAATTACTACACCTTCCATTCACCGGAGACCCGAATCAGCCTCCTTCCCCCGGGACATCTGATGAAGCTCCTGAATCGACGGAAAGCAGCAGAGGCGCCCCTGCTGGCCCTTGACGTGGGATGTAACACTGGG GAGCTTAGTGTGGGTTTATATAACCATCTCCTACAACCAAACACAAGCTCAGAGGATCTGCATGATGTGCAATTCTTTTGCTGTGACATTGACTCTGATCTCATCAGCAGAGCAAAGACTGGAAATCCCTTCCCTGAATCCATCACATTTTCTTCTCTAGATATCATGGACCCCTCCTCACTGGATGTCCTCCAGCACTTCTTGGAAAAGTTTGGCGAGGCCAGGTTTGACATTGGATTTTGTATGTCAATAACCATGTGGATCCATCTTAATCACGGTGACCACGGACTGGTGGAATTCCTCAAGAAACTAACAACACTGTGCGAGTATCTGCTGGTAGAGCCCCAGCCTTGGAAGTGTTACAGGTCAGCGGCCAGACGTCTGCGCAAACTAGGGAGGCAAGACTTTGATCACTTCCACACACTGGCCATCCGTGGTGACATGACAGAACAAATCAGTAACATTTTGACCAGAGACTGCAGTAGTGAGCTGGTTCATCGTTTTGGTAATACAAGTTGGGATCGAAGTCTTTTACTGTTTAAAAACAGATCAACAAAACTGCCCAGCTAG
- the BCDIN3D gene encoding RNA 5'-monophosphate methyltransferase isoform X2, which yields MAETSGPIDCSAGLKELSVGLYNHLLQPNTSSEDLHDVQFFCCDIDSDLISRAKTGNPFPESITFSSLDIMDPSSLDVLQHFLEKFGEARFDIGFCMSITMWIHLNHGDHGLVEFLKKLTTLCEYLLVEPQPWKCYRSAARRLRKLGRQDFDHFHTLAIRGDMTEQISNILTRDCSSELVHRFGNTSWDRSLLLFKNRSTKLPS from the exons ATGGCAGAaacctccggaccaatcgactgctctgcaggattgaag GAGCTTAGTGTGGGTTTATATAACCATCTCCTACAACCAAACACAAGCTCAGAGGATCTGCATGATGTGCAATTCTTTTGCTGTGACATTGACTCTGATCTCATCAGCAGAGCAAAGACTGGAAATCCCTTCCCTGAATCCATCACATTTTCTTCTCTAGATATCATGGACCCCTCCTCACTGGATGTCCTCCAGCACTTCTTGGAAAAGTTTGGCGAGGCCAGGTTTGACATTGGATTTTGTATGTCAATAACCATGTGGATCCATCTTAATCACGGTGACCACGGACTGGTGGAATTCCTCAAGAAACTAACAACACTGTGCGAGTATCTGCTGGTAGAGCCCCAGCCTTGGAAGTGTTACAGGTCAGCGGCCAGACGTCTGCGCAAACTAGGGAGGCAAGACTTTGATCACTTCCACACACTGGCCATCCGTGGTGACATGACAGAACAAATCAGTAACATTTTGACCAGAGACTGCAGTAGTGAGCTGGTTCATCGTTTTGGTAATACAAGTTGGGATCGAAGTCTTTTACTGTTTAAAAACAGATCAACAAAACTGCCCAGCTAG